The region AGGGTTTGTCACAGTTCCTATTTGGTAataacacacagatgtacaaCCCTGCTGAGGCAGAACTTGGAAAAGATGGAATGAGAGAAACCCATAGGAATGCACTGGTGGtatgagaaatgttttgatcAGTACTTTTGGCAATATGATAAAATAACACTGGTTTAGTGTACAAGTTCAAGCTTTGGCATCTTTTGAAGGTCAGTTTTCCCTTCAGTGCCTGGAAGTGTATCTACATATTGAAGACATAATGAATTAGAGTCTTCCTCTCTGGTTTCGAGCTTTAAGGCAGAGTTGTTTGACATGACAAATGACGAGTTggctaacaaaacaaaaatcttaagTTGAGTCACGTTCTTCTTTGTATCACTAGATGAGCAATCGTATTTTTTGATGCATGTTCAGAAGGTGGAGTCAGATGTAAATACTTTGAAGCACTCGCAGACAGAAGACCCAATCAGGGGGCAGTTGTTGGTAGGACATCTTGTTTCCGTCCAGTCGTAGTATCTTCATCCTGGAGTAGGACAGAGGCCCCACCTCTCTGCAGAAACTAGTCACGTTGAAGCCTGTGGTGAACAGACCGAAAACAAACAGGATTAAACATATACAGActatatttttatcattattcaCCAGAGTGACAGCCATGTGCTTATGGCTTTTGTCAAAACACTGTAGATACTAAAGCAGTCCAGAGCCCTTTGATTCCACATCATGTACCATGTGTTCATCATATGTAAATTATTAAGATGAATCACATTGTGTCTTATCAAAGAGGCTCTGTGCAGTCTGCAAATGTCCCTCTTCTTCTCGTTTCTGGAGTCTGCATTTCCCATTAGATGTTTTGCAGGTGCTGTGGTGAAAACGGAGGCCGAGGTAACCACAACACCATTTTTGCTTTCTCACTTCATTTCAGTAGTAGAGCCTCCCGAGGGCCAGACTGTAGGCTTTGGCACACAGGAACCGCAGTAGCTGTCAGGCTGCTAGCTAGACGATGAggtgtgtgttattgtggaaGTGTTTtgccgtctgtctgtctgctgcatcACCGATCGAGAAACAAGAACACACTGTCACTTTGCCAAAGCCCGTGAGCCAAAACTGCACACCAGGTCGCTGCTGCCAGAGGGTCATGGGAGTCAAAATGTGGCTCCTGGCTACAAGCCTGCTGCATTGTGATACAAATTGTatccgtaaaaaaaaaaaagcgagtGATggggagcagacagagagagagaggaaagaggagaccATGAAGAGGGGAACAGCATGTGCTTCTGGCTCATCTGGCACTCTTACCTCTGAATCCATCACAGATGTTTTCAtaccactctcctcctctcttcttcgcTAGTCTACTTTCCCTTCATCCAACCACCCAATATTCCCCCTCCActcttctcctccaccctcctctcacttctcctctttccatgTCTCCCCTccctttactctctctctctttcttccacaTCTCGCCTGCTAGCTGCCCAACCCCAGCCCCTCCCGTGTCCGTGCAGGCCAGCTGTGTTCAAGGAGGCTGGGGCTGTGCGGGATTCtttacacttcctgtcacattttccacatttcttcttctccctcacaGGAGAGATTGGGTGTCAGACCTCCCCAGGTGGTCGGCCTCATAACTACACTAATATTGTTCTTTGCTGTCACAAGAAGTGAGTCCATTGTTgaattgtaaaatgtatgaatgtgtgcacatgtgtgataAATTAGCATTTCACAGACATGAAGTCAGTGACACCGCCACATTTACAGTGTGAAAGGTGACTGCATTTCGTGtccgtgtgcatgtgcatgttttctttgtgtgtgtacgcatCTCACTTTGTATTTCATTGGCCTCCAGGTAGAAGTACTGCAGGGTGGTGGGGACTGTGGGAATGGTTGTAAGTTTGTTATAAGACAGGTCCAGTTCCACCAAGCTGGAGAAGTTGAAGACATGCGGGTGGACGCCGCGGCTCTGCAGACCACAGTGACTTAGACGAAGGTACTTAAGGTTGAGAAATCCCACAAAACTGTCTTCATCCAGCCCAGAGAGACTGTTATTGGACAGGTAGAGCTGCTGGACGGATGGGGGTAAATGTCTGGGGACGGACGAGAACATATTCCCACTGAGGTGTAGCAGGTTCAGACTCACCAGACCTGcaagatgacacacacatagacacacacatgcaaaaatgaATACCGACAAATTTATGTGACAGACAGAATGAGCGTAAACATTGTGTTAAATGCGAGtaatattcagtgtttatgaGTGCAGTCAGACTGTTCAGAGCTGTCTCAGGGTGTGAGATGTCGGTCTAATAAATGCAACAAAAAGTCATCAGAAAAACGAATTGACCTTTGTCACATGGCAGGTATTTCTCAACACTTATATTAAGTACCAAACAGGTATGATGTTAGTTACAGCAGCAACCACTGACACATTACAATGCAATGATCTGAGGTTGGAAAGCCAGTTGTATCTATGAGTTCATCACTATTTTCATTTAAGTATTAAGTACTGACTATTGTCCCTACAGCAGACTGAGCGGCTGTTAAGCTTTGTCTGGAAGAAAAGTTATTATTGACAGGTgtttaaatattgtttaatttgCTTAATTTTCATTTGTAGAACTGCTTTCAATTTGGAAGAATCAAATTAAATTATGGACACAATGTGAGACTTTATGATGCATTACATATTTGCTGAAAGACATGAAATCACATCACTATTGAATTAAAGTACCCCTTGACTCAAACCACCTGATAGCTACCaatataaaatggaaacaacaacaaaaggaaaaggaaaaggaaaaacgTGTAAAAATCCCACCATTCAAGGTAatggaaatcttttttttaatgtctgcaATGTTTTTGTGCTGCAAAGTTGTGCTGTACTCTGTAACTTTCCATCCCAAAGTAGATTCTGCATGTGTAAAGAAAGGAAGTGACACATTACACTACCTTTGAGGTCTCCCTCTGTGATGGTTTGCAGTTTGtttccctgcagcagcagcagtgtcagGTTGTGCAGGTTCTGGAAAGCTCCAGGGCCGATGCTGCTGATTTGGTTGTGGGCCAGTCGCAGCTGCTTGAGTCCAGCTGGTAGAGCGCTGGGGACTGAAGTCAGGCGGTTGTGGTTGGCAAAAAGGTAGCAAAGCTGGGTCTGGTTCTGCAGGGCAGCCTGGTCCAGTGTGTCGGTCTGCAGCTGGTTGTGGTCCAGGATGAGCCAGCGTAGACCAGTAATGTTGGTCagaaaagaggaggacagggacGAGATGTTGTTGCCctgggaacaaaacaaaagaaagaaaaaatgccTGATGGATTTTGACTTTTAACACTTtacagttaaaataaaacatatacagtatagtgCAGTGGAGCTAGTGTGGGAAGTGTACAATGTGAACAGGAGATGAAAAACCACTGCGGGGTAGCAGACCATTGTAAAGACAACACATACTCAGTGCCCGTGTCAGTGTTTTTTCCTACCTGTAGAAACAGGTAGTGAGTTCTGTCCGGCAGGCGGTCAGGGATGTCTGCCAGGCCTCTGTGGTCACAGTAGAGCGCCGTGGGCCACTGGATGGGGCAGTCGCACTGTTGAGGGCACGCCTGAGGGTTGTTGGCTCGGAACCAGGCCGGGTCCATCCGTCCCTGCAGGCTCAGCACGCTGGGCTCACCTAGCAGGCGATTAATCCACAGAGGCACACCTCCATAGTCCATGTCAGCTATGACAGTGGCTGAGGCAGAgtcaaaaacacagcacagcaccaaCACGGCACAGCACAGGAGAGCCATGGAGGCAGCCGGGGAGATATGTAATCCTGCAAATAAACATGAAGACAAAGgtgtttttacaattttacacGTCAAAGTCAATACACAAGTCATGATGAACATTATGACATTTGAAAGTTGTCTTCTGTATCTCTGTAAGAGTTGGGTCTTGTCTGAGAAGAATGACTTAAGTGATATCACATTGGTGTTTTGGCGTGGGTATGAGAACTGCagatttttaacagaaagctgAGTCTGATGTGAGCATTTACCGA is a window of Enoplosus armatus isolate fEnoArm2 chromosome 3, fEnoArm2.hap1, whole genome shotgun sequence DNA encoding:
- the LOC139283446 gene encoding lumican, whose translation is MEEVWGLGCGQHLKKRNVADRLHISPAASMALLCCAVLVLCCVFDSASATVIADMDYGGVPLWINRLLGEPSVLSLQGRMDPAWFRANNPQACPQQCDCPIQWPTALYCDHRGLADIPDRLPDRTHYLFLQGNNISSLSSSFLTNITGLRWLILDHNQLQTDTLDQAALQNQTQLCYLFANHNRLTSVPSALPAGLKQLRLAHNQISSIGPGAFQNLHNLTLLLLQGNKLQTITEGDLKGLVSLNLLHLSGNMFSSVPRHLPPSVQQLYLSNNSLSGLDEDSFVGFLNLKYLRLSHCGLQSRGVHPHVFNFSSLVELDLSYNKLTTIPTVPTTLQYFYLEANEIQSFNVTSFCREVGPLSYSRMKILRLDGNKMSYQQLPPDWVFCLRVLQSIYI